The Thomasclavelia ramosa DSM 1402 genome includes a region encoding these proteins:
- a CDS encoding CarD family transcriptional regulator: MYEKGDLIIYGNQSVCRIENIGVISIGKQPNSRKYYTLNPIFMDGKTYVPIDTQVYMRHLISIEELERLLTRHPKVQKEIIENQNLRQLTDYYKETISQYTCDGLIQLICNLQAKQKNLLLQNKRLSQTDERYKKEAEDLLHQEFAAVLNIPKEAVMAYIENKIKVAG; encoded by the coding sequence GTGTATGAAAAAGGAGATTTGATTATATATGGTAATCAAAGTGTTTGTAGGATTGAAAATATTGGAGTAATTAGTATTGGTAAGCAGCCCAATTCCCGAAAGTATTATACTTTAAATCCTATTTTTATGGACGGTAAGACGTATGTGCCAATTGATACGCAAGTATATATGCGTCATTTGATTTCGATAGAGGAGTTAGAACGATTATTGACCAGACATCCTAAAGTACAAAAAGAGATTATTGAAAATCAAAATTTAAGACAATTAACAGATTATTACAAAGAAACGATAAGTCAATATACTTGTGATGGCTTGATTCAATTGATTTGTAATCTTCAAGCAAAGCAAAAAAATTTATTGTTACAAAATAAGCGATTGAGTCAAACTGATGAGCGGTACAAAAAAGAAGCAGAAGATCTACTGCATCAAGAATTTGCAGCGGTATTAAATATCCCTAAAGAAGCAGTAATGGCATATATTGAAAATAAAATAAAAGTAGCAGGATAA